The following are encoded together in the Rana temporaria chromosome 12, aRanTem1.1, whole genome shotgun sequence genome:
- the LOC120918710 gene encoding gastric inhibitory polypeptide isoform X1, with protein MPQKERGRGPGRVKQVSGVSELTKKKMIPKYFALFFTILVIHTAKGEETNIRSPASSEDAQPMQRRYSEATLASDYSRSVDNMLKKNFVDWLLGRREKKSQNILDTTKRQAEFQLPDLNMIRDTMDQFEVNKDFTTWLQNQNQLNSFHDDAKVKICQETIDILMAMDLCKARFS; from the exons ATGCCACAGAAGGAGCGCGGCAGAGGGCCAGGCAGGGTAAAGCAGGTCTCTGGTGTATCTGAG ctgacaaaaaagaaaatgattcCAAAATATTTTGCCCTCTTCTTCACTATATTAGTCATTCATACTGCAAAAGGTGAAGAAACTAATATAAG ATCCCCAGCAAGCAGTGAGGATGCTCAGCCCATGCAGAGACGTTACTCAGAAGCCACTCTTGCCAGTGACTATAGCAGATCAGTCGATAACATGCTCAAAAAGAACTTTGTAGACTGGTTGCTgggcagaagagagaagaaaagcCA AAATATTTTGGATACCACCAAGAGGCAAGCTGAATTTCAGCTTCCTGATCTCAACATGATCAGAGACACAATGGACCAATTTGAAGTGAACAAGGACTTCACAACATGGCTACAGAATCAGAACCAACTAAATAG CTTCCATGATGATGCTAAAGTAAAAATATGCCAGGAGACCATAGATATACTCATGGCAATGGATTTGTGCAAAGCTAG atTCTCATAA
- the LOC120918710 gene encoding gastric inhibitory polypeptide isoform X2, producing MIPKYFALFFTILVIHTAKGEETNIRSPASSEDAQPMQRRYSEATLASDYSRSVDNMLKKNFVDWLLGRREKKSQNILDTTKRQAEFQLPDLNMIRDTMDQFEVNKDFTTWLQNQNQLNSFHDDAKVKICQETIDILMAMDLCKARFS from the exons atgattcCAAAATATTTTGCCCTCTTCTTCACTATATTAGTCATTCATACTGCAAAAGGTGAAGAAACTAATATAAG ATCCCCAGCAAGCAGTGAGGATGCTCAGCCCATGCAGAGACGTTACTCAGAAGCCACTCTTGCCAGTGACTATAGCAGATCAGTCGATAACATGCTCAAAAAGAACTTTGTAGACTGGTTGCTgggcagaagagagaagaaaagcCA AAATATTTTGGATACCACCAAGAGGCAAGCTGAATTTCAGCTTCCTGATCTCAACATGATCAGAGACACAATGGACCAATTTGAAGTGAACAAGGACTTCACAACATGGCTACAGAATCAGAACCAACTAAATAG CTTCCATGATGATGCTAAAGTAAAAATATGCCAGGAGACCATAGATATACTCATGGCAATGGATTTGTGCAAAGCTAG atTCTCATAA